The genomic DNA ATCGCCGGCATTCAGGGCCTTGCCTTCCGGGATGGCGACCGGACAGTCGAGACCGCCATGCCCGCGCTCCTGGACGACCTCGACACCCTGCCCCGGCCCGCCTGGGACCTGCTGCCCATGGAGCGGTACCGGGCGCACAACTGGCACTGCTTTGACGACATCACCCGGCGGCAGCCCTATGCCGTGCTCTACACGAGCCTCGGCTGCCCCTTCAAATGCTCGTTCTGCTGCATCAACGCCCTGTTCGGCAGGAACACCATCCGCTACCGCGGGGTGGATTCGGTCATTGACGAAATCGACTATCTGGTGAACACCTACGGCATCCGCAACATCAAGATCATGGACGAGATGTTCGCCATGAACGAGAAGCGGGTGGCGGCCCTGTGCGACAGGATCATCGAGCGCGGGTACGACCTCAACTTCTGGGCCTATGCCAGGGTCAACACCGTCTCTCCGGGAATGCTCGCCAAGATGAAGCGGGCGGGCATCAACTGGGTTTCCTACGGGTTCGAGTCCGGCAGCAAGCGGGTCATCAACGACGTGACCAAGGGGTATGACACCAGCAAGGTCATGGAGGTTGTCCGCCAGACCTATGACGAGGGGCTGCACATCTGCGCCAACTACATCTTCGGGCTGCCCGAGGACGATTTCGAGTCCATGAACGAGACCCTGCAGATGATGTTCGAGATCAACGCCGAATGGGCGAACATCTATGCGGCCATGGCCCTGCCCGGCTCCCAGCTCTATACCCTGGCGCTGGAGAACCGCTGGCCCCTGCCGGAATCCTGGCAGGCGTACTCGCAATACGCGCCCAACTCGCTGCCGCTGCCGACCAAATACCTCTCCGGAGGACAGGTGCTGGCGTTTCGCGACTACGCCTTTGACGCCTATTACAAGAATCCCGGCTATCTGAACATGGTGCGCGAGAAGTTTGGCACGCAGACCATGGAATATGTCATCGCAATGTCGCACAAGAAACTGGAAAGACAGCACGCCGTCATCTAGACGCGGCTGTAAAATAGGCGGACCCACAATGAAGATCACCCTCGTGGTTCTCACGCTTAACGAGTACGAGAGCATGCAAGAGATAATGCCGCAGATCGACAGATCCTGCGTGGATCAGATCCTGGTGGTGGACGGCGGCTCCACGGACGGGACCATCGAGTATTGCCAGGAGCACGGATACGAATACTACATCCAGAAGAAGAAGGGGATTCGTCACGCCTACACCGAGGCCCTGGAGCACATCCGGGGCGACGCCATCCTGTCGTTCAGCCCGGACGGCAATTGCCGCGTGGAGGACATGGCCCCCCTGATCGCCAAATTCCGCGAGGGCGCCTATGATCTGGTCATTGCCTCCCGGTACTTCGACGGCGCGAAAAGCGAGGATGACGACTTGATCACCTCCTTTGGCAACTGGCTGTTCACCGGAACGGTCAATCTCCTGTTCGGCGCCCACTACACCGACGCCATGACCATCTACCGTCTCTACCGCAAGCAGATCGTGTACGACCTGGAGCTTGATCAGGACAAGCCCTACGAAACCTTCGAGAAATGGTACCGGACCACCCTGAGCTGGGAGCCGATGATGTCGGCGCGCGCGGCCAAACGCAAGCTCAGGATAGGCGAGACCCTGGGGTATGAGCCTGCCCGCATCGCGGGCGTGCGCAAGCTCCAGATCATCCGGTGGGGGCTTGGGTATTACAGCCAGTTCATCAGGGACTGGCTCTTCTGGAAATGATCCGGTGGAGGATGACAGTTGGCGTTTCTTGAAGGCAAGACCGGGGTCCGTCGCTGGATAGGACCCAAGCGGGTGATACTGCTTGCGCTGTTCGCGTCGCTGTGCTTTGCAGCGTGGCACTTCTGGCGGCAGGGGCTGCTTTCGCCCGCGACCGTGTTTGTCTATGTCGAGACCAACCCGGTCCTGGCTCCGATCATTTTCGTGCTGCTGTACTCCCTGTGCATCCTGTTCGTGGTGCCAAGCCTGCCCTTCAATCTGGCTGCCGGGTTCCTCTGGGGGCCGTATGTGGGCAGCGTGGTCGCCCTGGGCGGGAGCGTGCTGGGATCGGTCGCTGCCTTTGTCTTTGCGCGCACGGCACTGGGGCAACCCTTTGCCCGCAAGTTCGACAACCAGCTCGTCTCTTGGATGCAGAAGGAGCTGGAAGAGAAGGGGTGGGGGGTTGTCGGCTTCATTTGCGTCAACCCCGCGATCCCGCTGGGGCCGCAAAACTTCGTCTTTGGCCTGACTTCCATGCGGCTGTGGACCCTGACCTGGGCCACCACCGTCTTTCTCTATCCCCCCGTGCTGGCGGTCAGTTTTCTCGGCGAGGCGACAGGCTCCATGATCCTTGAGGGGGAGAGCCTCGACATTGTCCGCTGGGCCATGCTCGTGTCCGCCGCCACCGTTGTCCTCGTGGGCTTCCGGGTGCTGATGAAGTTC from Pseudodesulfovibrio aespoeensis Aspo-2 includes the following:
- a CDS encoding TVP38/TMEM64 family protein — protein: MAFLEGKTGVRRWIGPKRVILLALFASLCFAAWHFWRQGLLSPATVFVYVETNPVLAPIIFVLLYSLCILFVVPSLPFNLAAGFLWGPYVGSVVALGGSVLGSVAAFVFARTALGQPFARKFDNQLVSWMQKELEEKGWGVVGFICVNPAIPLGPQNFVFGLTSMRLWTLTWATTVFLYPPVLAVSFLGEATGSMILEGESLDIVRWAMLVSAATVVLVGFRVLMKFYFSVRRNRREKAPSSSKSAK
- a CDS encoding B12-binding domain-containing radical SAM protein, which encodes MTRHDIVFLKPGSQKALYGELSDFKLTGLEPPLWGAILAGFMRAKGYATALFDAEIEGWSWQEAAARVVEAGPTLAVISVSGSNPSASTMNMVGASAIARHIKEIAPTMPVAICGLHPSALPGRTCEEEHVDFVVRGEGFETLPQLVEALKAGADLAAIAGIQGLAFRDGDRTVETAMPALLDDLDTLPRPAWDLLPMERYRAHNWHCFDDITRRQPYAVLYTSLGCPFKCSFCCINALFGRNTIRYRGVDSVIDEIDYLVNTYGIRNIKIMDEMFAMNEKRVAALCDRIIERGYDLNFWAYARVNTVSPGMLAKMKRAGINWVSYGFESGSKRVINDVTKGYDTSKVMEVVRQTYDEGLHICANYIFGLPEDDFESMNETLQMMFEINAEWANIYAAMALPGSQLYTLALENRWPLPESWQAYSQYAPNSLPLPTKYLSGGQVLAFRDYAFDAYYKNPGYLNMVREKFGTQTMEYVIAMSHKKLERQHAVI
- a CDS encoding glycosyltransferase family 2 protein → MKITLVVLTLNEYESMQEIMPQIDRSCVDQILVVDGGSTDGTIEYCQEHGYEYYIQKKKGIRHAYTEALEHIRGDAILSFSPDGNCRVEDMAPLIAKFREGAYDLVIASRYFDGAKSEDDDLITSFGNWLFTGTVNLLFGAHYTDAMTIYRLYRKQIVYDLELDQDKPYETFEKWYRTTLSWEPMMSARAAKRKLRIGETLGYEPARIAGVRKLQIIRWGLGYYSQFIRDWLFWK